Sequence from the Magallana gigas chromosome 4, xbMagGiga1.1, whole genome shotgun sequence genome:
ACAGCCTCATATCTTTGTTCATTAGAATTATTATCGGAGTTTCTTAATCCCTCCACAAACAAAGAGATACGGACAGGGTCTATTGGTCACTGTTGGGTTCACACTAACGACCTGCCAAGCTATCGGATAAAGAGGCGTGGCATTGTGTCGGGACGGACACCCGGCACATCTCTGTCAACACATTTTTACCCGCTTTCGAAGTCATTGATCCGTGTCCATTTAAATATTACGGACGGGGAGGGCGGGATCCTATTGAGTGGGTACATTCCTAACACACTGCGGGGGAAGCCAAAGCAAATAAGAGCAAGGCCGTGAAAAATTCTCGACTCCATTATTTGTGTTTGGGCTTTCTTTGTACCAATATTTGAACAGGatactggattttttttttgcatcttgGGAACTATAAGGAAAGACATCGGCCATGGCGTCTGATTCAGGGAGCAAGCCGTCAGAAGTCAAACTGACCATAACTAACGAAAACGTGAATACGAGCGACGTGACCAAGGGAATAGAGGTTGACTTAAACGAGAGAGACCCCAACGACCTCCATGATGATCTCAAGGTATGCTATTCTTAAAATTCAGACGCGCCTGTCCGTAAAACAGGTGAATGTTTGCAGctgtataaaatatgttttctaatttatgcattttttctgAGACTAttgatgtatatgtatatatatatatatatttgcatttgcATGGCATGAATCAAGGGTGCGTTAGTTTTATTTGCTCataatgttgattttatttGCACATGCGTCCTTGCTTATTTTGCCATTCACAATTCACACACATAGTAGAAATTCTTGTCATACGCAAATCAAAACCATGGCTTGACAGGAGTAATTTTCTATTCATAAAGTAGGGCGTTCAGTTACAATCACTGGGTAAAGACGCCAAATGATGATACTTTCTTGAAAGCTCTCGGTTACACTTCTCTTTATCAATGGTCGACTTATCTTGATAACGATCCacttttttaaaaggtttttactGCATTCTTTACAGATCCAGTTTCATGAAATAATAGGCGAACCCCACACAGATGTCTATTCCTTCGATTGTGTTTGGGTCAACAGCTTCAAGGTTTGTACGAAAATAACGCTGTAACAGTGAGCCTGACACAGGGGCCtgttattatttcataatttatgGAGCGTGAAATGAACAGTGTaactttttatctatatattgtATCTGTTATTGCTTTGTGATTCGTCAAATTTTAAGGTGTATTTCTACCAATGTGACTGTTATCTCTTTTGATCGATATATACCACTAACAGCTCTGCAGCCAGTTAACTGATACTAGTAGTCAAATTTTACGCACATacgaatcattttttaaaatgagtgTAAAACTCATACAGAAGGTACGCTTCAGGTTAATTTTGTTGCAATTTAATCTTTCAAAGATTACGTAATTTAAGTCCTGACATTATTGCGGCCCCACCCCCTCCCTGATGTGGTAAAGAGGGACTGAATGGTCACCATCGTCTTCCTACGAAGCTGCAACGAATGTTTTTCAAATTCTTTGTGGCATGTAGTTAACACATACTATATAAAGGAAACGACGGAGTTTGCACGGTGGCAAATCCGCCAAAATAATGAATAGGTTCCACCCTAGGGATGCCGGAAATGGAACGCCAATCATTCTTAAACAATACTgtgttatataaacaaagctaTGTCGTGTTTTTGTTACATATAATGAACTGTAAAGATATTACGTGTCttaaacaaaatcttttgtgACAAACGAGATAAACTGTGTCATTGTGTTCATTAATAacttatataaacataaaaagcAAGATTTGAATGAACTTTTAACTATACaacacatacatatacatgtatttgtaaacatTCACAAGACTTAAGAATTTTGCTCTCGTATCTCGAGTAAAGATGTTATGGTAAAAATGCCCATGttaaccattctaaacattaaagtTTTGAGTTCAAACCGGGTCCATGACCTTTCACATAGTTTTGATTTTCACACAAGAGAATACCCAATACAGCTGAACTCGTTAGAGAAATACACGTAAattgttatgaatttttggtcaacattttttgtcatgtaaacatttttgtaGTAAAATTTAGTCGTTCATTTTAATGCAGATAGGAACTTTCATACTAAAACAACCACTATTAAAGTGTCCATAGATTCAAAATACGCTGAcctacatatttataaatatgaccTAGATATTCTGCTTAGCTGATATCTTTACCGGCCAAATGCCGAAATATCAAATTTCTCCTGATATCTCCTATGCCCTATATGAAACTTATTAAATTACAATTCTTTAAGGTactgtatataatttttatttgcttGAGGCGCTCGTATGTGAACAGATTAGAATATAAAGACACACCTTCCAGTACTGGTATATTCCTTAAATTTTCATCAATAATAAGTTTTTTGGATAGCTTTGGAGCTTTAGTGGAAAACAAATGCGCAGGACCATTGTTCCTGGGAAAATTTCCATTCATATCATTCATCCATATTTGTGCACTGTTTTAAACAAAGCTCacaaataattaccaatttaatAACTCAtcacattttattcaaattataacacaatttgtttgttttaaaaaatgttgctaAACTATTTCTTAGTGGCCTCATTTCTTGACACTTTCGACGATAAATTCGTCGCAGAAGATGACTAACAATGATATGAtcctatatatttaaaaaatttcaaaaagtaaaatgcgagattttatcttatatttcaGTGTTTTACCAACACGAAGATTTGGTGCTACAGAATCACCAGTCTGATCTGTGCATTGCCAGTCTCCTTCTGCTGGGGAATTTACTTCGCCTGTTTCGCCTTCCACAACATCTGGATCCTGATGCCCTGTCTGAAGGCTTACGGGATGAACCTCCGACTCCTCCGGTCTTGCTTCAACAGCATCATAGAGACATTTGTCAAACCTTGCTATATGGCTGCCGGTTATGTCTTCTTTAACATCCGAATTCTCAAAGGAGGAGATCCAGCATAGCGCACAAcatgttaaatttgttttagggaattatgaaattattacttttctttgtacaaaatatatatctgtAACAATGAGAATAACTTGTTATGGTTACTTTAACTCGTCTACGCAATCATCCTGtgacactatatatatatatacaatcaaCAGAAGAACCTTTGTGACCTCCATGGTCATACGATGACCGAATACTCAAACCAGGTCCATAGAAAACTGAGTTGCATTTATGTATTGAAACATTTAAACTCAACTGTACTCCATTTTGATTTCGAGTTGTTCAAGCAAACTTCATTGTCTGCTTCATAATGGACGGCTATTTATCAGTAAGCTGTCGTtgtctgttgtttttttttaaattgcgcAAGGAAGTTACATGTGATGTAATGattatatgtttttataaatGTGCATGTATGTACAATGCAAATATCGTTTTTGTATAAAGGTGtatctgaaattaaaattaaaaaaaaaacaataatagtTCTTGAGGTATTATTTGTGATGTTGTCTTGATTCAAACAGTCCCCGTCTAGATCTTTTGCTGCcgaatttcattatattgtcGATAGGAAAGAAAGACTGTCTAACTATCtagtcaaatatttcaaaagattttacATGTGGACACATGCAGTTCTAAAGTACAATcataattttctcaaaatattacACATATTATTCAACAAAGCACGCAAGGTCCAAATGGGTGTGCAGCTATACTATACGTTGATACGTGTATATAATTTAGCATACCCATACAAGAACAGTGTTATCTTAAAAGTATATGTACAAGCATATAAATATCGTATATATAAGTATTCAGTGGCGTAGTTATGTATAATCTGATTAAAATTCGATCTCTTACATGCTACATGGCGGTGTAATGATCACAGGGAGCGGATCAAAGGATGATCTAGAAATTCGGTCAATATATTATACAGACCTCCATTTCCAGTACTGTTTAGAAGGACTCCGTGTCTATATCAAATAACACGCCCTATACGATTGTGTTACCTTAACCAGtgttaatataaaatcaaatgatttagATAAGTAGGAAAGTTGCAAGGAAATTAACCTGAAATTGTGAGGAAAACCCAAGAAGTATAcgttaaaaaagataaatatgaaGGTTTAAACCTTTTTACTCTGATATAAGATTTAAATAGTTTCTATGAAAACGGTAAATTAAATGttcttaatatacatgtacatggaattATCATTTAGACGTTCGTTTATTTCCTAAACTGTTTGCCGACTCGGTGGTTTGTTAATTTGGgtattatcaattaaatgaCACAGcatccccccctccccccccccaaatgatttttttctgaaaaaataaaacaaacttccaacgaagaaaaaaaaaatgacaaaaatgataagaaaaatgGATTCACTCTATATTAGTCCTTTTTTCgtgtatatctttttaaaaaaacacaagtTTTGTAAACGTCCGAAAACGTTGTTCTTCGTATACAAGTGTTTGATTATAGTAACGATTTACATTCAAATACGTACGAGACCCCTTAATTTCAACATTCATCATATACAATTTGAATGTTGTAGATCCATTTgctaaaaaatgacaaacaatataaaacaaataaaagagtTTACGAatttttggaattattttattatgctAACAATAACTTTAGAATACATCATAGaaacaatataaaacaataaagtgcGTCCGCCTTCGGTCCTTTGTTTACACGTACTCATTTCTTACAGCCACATCCGGAATCGTTTGCGCATTTGCAGTTTTCCGGTCCAGTGCATCCTTTACCGCAACCACAAGATCCTGtcaaaagaaaatcaataatttgataaaagataATAATTGTACATTTCAATGTAAAGATACAAAACGAATTGCCCATGAACGCAATttatgttataaataaaaaacaccCTTTTTAATACAGAGCTAGATGTTTGATCGTTGATATTCTCACGTAGATGGCTACCCACGACTGGTAGTATAAGtgttttcgtaaaaaaaaaaaaaaatcaccgtATTCTCCATGTTACATATGTGCaactttattcttttaatacGAACTTAGTATGAGTCTTATTAGATAATGTATGTTAACGATCGcgactttttattaaaaaataaataattcacctacatatatatatatattgtaaaatgtta
This genomic interval carries:
- the LOC105322136 gene encoding caveolin-3, translating into MASDSGSKPSEVKLTITNENVNTSDVTKGIEVDLNERDPNDLHDDLKIQFHEIIGEPHTDVYSFDCVWVNSFKCFTNTKIWCYRITSLICALPVSFCWGIYFACFAFHNIWILMPCLKAYGMNLRLLRSCFNSIIETFVKPCYMAAGYVFFNIRILKGGDPA